In Methanofastidiosum sp., the sequence GATATTTGGTGTCGGTATAGGCGTACTAGCTCAGCCCCAACTTGCTGTTAGGTGCATGACTGCAAAAAGCAAACGTGATCTAACAAAAGCTGTTGGAATAGGCGGCGTATTCATTCTTTTGATGACTGGGGTGGCTTTTACAGTAGGATCGCTTACCAACGCCTATTTTGAGAAAGAGGGTGTAGAAGTAATAAAATCAGGGTACGACCCCACACTCTCAAATCAACAGATTAGAGATATGTACTTTAATTATGATGAAAATGGAAAACTAGTTAGTAGACCTTCAGAGTATGTCTACTGGACAGATTCAGCTATACCTGAATATGTAAACTACAGGTTCCCCAGTTGGTTTGTCATACTCTTCATGCTGCCTTTGATATCTGCAGCAATGTCTACAATTTCGGGGCAGTTCCATGCAATGGGTACATCTTTCGGACATGACTTTTATCATGTGTGGGTAAAAAATGCTTCAGAGAAGATAAATGCTGTAACTGCGACAAAAATAGGTATAGGCGCAACAGTTTTGATCTCCCTTGCTTTAGGATATATCCTTCCACCTGCAATAATTGCTAGAGGAACAACCATATTCTTTGGAATGTGCAGTGCCGTATTCTTGCCCGCCTACACAGGAGCTTTATTCTGGAGAAGGGCAACAAGGATCGGTGCTATAGTTTCGATGATTGGAGGATTCTTATCTTGGATCATATGGACTTTGTTCTTCAAAGTAGGTGAATCAGAGCCTTTGAGAGTATGTCAATTTATATTTGGAAAACCAACACTCCTAAATGCAAAAGCATCTTTGACCCAACTAGATCCATTCTTCATTGCAATACCAATCTCAGTTGCTCTTATGATAATAGTAAGTCTTCTGACAAAGCCTCCAGAGAAGAAGCTAATTGACAAAGCATTCAAAGGACTATAAAAAAAATATTTTTTTCTTTTTTAATCAATAACGGGATATAATAAAACATACCACCAGCTTTTCTTTTTTTTAAATTAACTTGAAATAATGAGTAGTCATTGCAATCATATATTCAGTAATTGATTACCAATGACGAAAAGTTTATATATTAATCATTTGCATACATTACATGAATAAACCATCGATTATATTTATTTTATTAATATCTATGCTAAGTTTTTCTTTGACATCTGTGTCTGCCCAGATAATAGATGTTAGTATAGACGGAAATGCCTCAGTCTATATATGCTACCCTTATGAATACAACGTTACTTTGACAAATACCTCTGTCAATGAAAGCGCTATTGATATTAATTATACAGTGTCACTTCCAACAGGATTTAGCACAACTGATCCCCTTACTTATAATATTCCATCTTTAGGTCCAGGGCTATCTGATAAAATAAAAATTAATGTTGATACTTTGTGCAATACTCAAGTTGGAAATATTTCTGTCAATGGATCTTATGATTATAACAACAGTTCCCATCCACTCTCTTTTACTAAACCAATAACAGTTTTACAAGGGGCAGTTACAATAGAGAAAACTCCTTCTACGCAAAACGCAACATTGGAAGAAAATGTTTCTTGGACAATTACTGTAAAAAGCACCGGTCTTGGCCCGATTGAAGACGTTTTCGTGACAGACATACTTGAACCTGGATTACAATACCTTTCTTCATCTCCCGCAGGAATTCAAACTGGACCGGGCGAGTATCAGTGGACGTCTACTGAGATATCCGACCTTTCCCATATGGATCCTGATGATGAGGTACAAATTCAAATAAGAGCAAAGATCATTGGATGCACAGAATTATATGATACAGCTAGAGTCACATGGGGGTGTGGAGGAGGATGCCAAACACAAGAAACTATAGCGAGCATAGCTTTTCAACCAAATCCCCCTAAAATTGATTATAGTGTTCCCTCATTTAATATAAATTATTGTGACACTGGAAATACATTCAATATACCAATTTCTAATACAGGCGGAACTGCGTACGATTTTAATCTATCTGCTGATTTTGGTAGCCTAACAGTCACTAATATTACTTCACCATCTGGCGCAACTTATAATAATGTTGGAAAATACTTCGTTGTAGGTGATATACCCAATGGAACTACAAATCTAACATTCGATTTAGTTCCTTCTGGTGGGTGGTGTGGGCCTTTACCTTCTGGTACAATTATATTTAGGCCCGAATACTTTTATTGTACTCAAGAATTCTTTCCTCCTGTAAAATTTGGGAGCTATTCTGTTCAGAACGTTCCATCGATCTCTGTTTCAAAAACAGGTGCACCTTCTCAGATGTATTTGGGGGGAACTATTACGTACAATATCACAGCATCTTATTCTGGCCCAACGTCCTGTGGAACTAGTACTGCATCAAATATAGTTGTAGTAGATACAATACCTACTGGTTTTACTATAACTGATGCAGGAGGGGGAAGTGTTTCAGGAAACACAATAACTTGGAACGTTACCCCTGCAGCTGGATTAAACACTTCAATTACTCTCCAGTCTCCAACTTATGCAGACTGTGAATATTGCTATACAACTGCAACTAATACTTTAAATGCTACAGTTACCGATTGTTGTGGATGCGTTCGAACGGCCTCTGCTTCACAGTCAACAATACTTGAATGTGCAGAAACTATATCTTCTGACAAATATGTATCTTCAAGTTTTAACTTTGAAAAATGCACCCCAATAAAATACACTAACGAATTTAACTTTTCAGACACAAGTTTCTGGGACGATGTAAATGTGTCAAACCTCAAATTCAGAGAAGAAAGGCCAAATAATCAAATCCTTCAAGGGCAAGTTAAAATTGATATTAATGGAACTTGTATAGTTTATTACACTCCGTCTGTCTCGACATATCTTGATGTTAATTTCTCTGATGTTGACTTCTCTTCATGTTTTGATGCAGATACTACTTCAATTAGGGGCACCAAGATAAGAATAGAATACAACATGTCCACTCAAAATTCATCAAGTCCCTCTTGCGGTTCTGGGTCTTTCTTTGACTGGTCAATTCTTAATACTGGTAAAACTGTAGTGGGTAGTGGATGTTATGAAAATTCTCAACAGATAAGAGAGGGCACATTTGTACCCGTAAATGATTCCGAGATGGGAATTAGTATTACTGGGCTTCCACCAATTGTTGATAAATGTGGAACATATGATATAGAGCTAGTCATTAACAGAAGTTCTTCAGTTGGAGCATATGATGTAGAAGTAGTCTTTCCTCTAAGTAATTATCACATCAATTCTGTTTCTTATGTGGGACATACGCCTTCAGAAAGTAACAATAGTCCCACAGATTTTGTATGGCAATATGGGGATTATTTTGCCACAAACACACAAGCAAGAATTTTAATGAATGTAACAAAAAAATGTACCGATCAAGGTGGAATGAGTTCTAACCTATACTGGGATGGTTTATGTAACAGAAATGGAACTTATGATAGGGAATGCCAAGATGGAGCTTCTCAAAATCCTTTGGTCCTAAGTGGAAACGTATGTCTTATGAAGGTTCCAGAGCTACTCTGGGCCACTACTAATCAAGCTACATGGAAACTCTGCCTCACAAATGCTGGAAGTGGTGCAAGCTACAATATTTGGCTTGAAGATGTAATCGGTTCAGGACTTTCTTATAACTCTTCAGTTGGAACTTATTCCCAACTTTTCATTAATCAAGATAGGAATGGCAATCCAATAAATGGGGCAACATGGATTATTGATAAAATTAATGCAGGCGATAAGACTGAGATTTTGTTTACCGCTAATATTGATTCATGTACCAATCTTACAAATTTAGCATCAACTAGTGCTGGCTGTTTAGGCGGAGATTGTCAGCCAATAAAAACAGATACTGCATCAGTTAGAATACCAAATACTGATGCCATCACTACCAATATTATTCCTCAGACAATTAATATGTGTGATCAGCAAAGTGCAACTGTTATCGTAAAAAATGTTGGTTTAACTTATGTTTATGATGTCAATGTGACGGCTACATTGCCAACAGGGATTTCATATGTTGTAGGTTCTGGAAATCCATCTGATCCTGAAAATGTCGGTGCGAACCCAATTAGGTGGACAAAAACTCAAATTCCAGGTTTAGGAGCTATGGCACCTTCATCTGAAATTGCTATTACGTTTACAATCCGTTCGAGCTGTGACATGCCTTCAACAGGAACATTTACATCACAGGCTACATATTTAACCCCATGTAATGACGGTAGAACGTCACCTCAAGCTTCTTCTCAAATTAGTAGAAGAACTCCAACTTTAGCTATAGCCAAAAGTGGTAGAAATCATACTACTGGCTCATCTTTTGCCGATAATGTTGCTGCAGAACCGGGCGATATTGTAGAATGGCGACTTGTGATAACAAATAGTGGAAATGCACCCGCAACAAATGTCGAATTTTATGATGTTTTGCCTACAAACATGACCTTTGGCGGCATTAGTACAAGTCAATATCCTGCAGTAGGCACTGTGCCCGTGGGCTCAGGAACATCGGCGGACCCATGGAGACACGGTACATTGTCAAACGTTTCAGGTAGCAATACTGCTACTTATTATGTTTGGGGAACTGTAAATGCAGGTGGCTGTGGGGCCGCTACAAACAACACTGCTTATGTTAGATACGGTTGTGATGACAATTGCAGGTTTACTTACATTGCATCTGGTGGCACCCGTTCTTTAAGGACTAGGCCAAACTTTGTTAGGTCTCAAACTATTGGTACTTTTACTACATGTGAAGGAGTCATAACGATAAGACTAAGGAATGATTCTGGATACCCAACAGCTTACAATGTTTTTGTAACATCTACATTGCCTCCGGGATTTGTATTTGATTCTATGATTTCTGGCCCTGATCCAATTCCAAATCCTCCGTCTAATCTTTCCCAACCTATTTGGTCACTCGGCAATATGACAGCTAGCGGAACAAACACAGTACTTCAATTTAGGGTCAAAAATGATGGATTAAGTTGTGGAACTGTAACGCCAGGAACAAATAATGTTAGAATAGATTACCAAGATAGTTGTGGGAATTCACTCAATGTAACAAATACAAGCGGCCTAATTACTCCTTTAAAACCAATTTTATCTATCTCTAAGACTCCTGCCATACAACCAGTCCCGCCAGGAGGTACTGGAAGCTGGACCATCACTGTTACAAATACAGGTAACAGTCCAGCCTACAATGTGACTGTTATTGATACGTTAAGCGCTGATTGGGAAGCACCAATAGTCGCAGGAAATGGAACAAATGGAGAAATGCCGAATGTTGTTGGCAATACTATAACTTGGCAGATACCAGGTCCAATTGCACAATCAGGAGGTACATGGTCGGCAACTTTATCGGCTAGATTAAAAGTTGATGCAGGTACAGGAACAAACGGAGTTATTGCAGTGGGCAAATGCTCCAACGGATGCATATACAGCAGTGCAACTGATAGTGCAAGGATAATCAATATACAAGGCCTATTTAAAGAGTCAGAAAAAGAAAAAGCAACAATAGGAGAAGAAGTAGTATTTGATTTGGCCGTGGTATATTCTGGGGTAGGTGCAAATTACACTAATACAACTATAGTTGATCATTTACCTGATGGAATTGAATATGTTTCTCATACTTATGCTGATACTTACGGAGGAACAATTCAACAGTTTAATCAAAATGGACAAGTTCTTACTTGGAAATTAGGAACTCCGCTCGGTGCATCAAATAGAAATTTCTTGGGGCCAAATAATGTGTTAATTAAAATCACCGGTAGAATCAAGAACATTCTACCCGATAATGTTACAGATGTTATACTAGTAAATAATGCTAATACAAGTTTTATTCAAGATTTGGCACCATACAATATAAGTGATTTAGACGATGTCAGAATCGTTGAACCAGAGTTGACAATTGAAAAGCAAGGAGATAAAACTCAAGGATTGCCTGGAGAAAATGTACATTATACAATTACTGTAGAAAATATTGGAAATAGCTCGGCCTTTGATGTTACAATTCAAGATCAAATACCTTCAGGCCTAATTCTAGTAGGTGGATCAATTACATCTTCACCTACAGCAGATACTACAATGGTAATTGGGGATATAATTCAATGGACTTACCTATCAATACCTCCAGACCAGTCAGTAACATTAGAGTATGACGCTACAATCCCTCCAGAAGGAGGAAGCTTTACCAATACCGTTACAAATACGGAGTACTGGTCTCTACCAAGTGGTAACGATGAAGGAGACAATACGGCCCACTTTCAGACGATTGGAATGTAATCTCACCCGGGACAGATTTGCAGAAGGTCACCCTAAATACAGATATTAATGTTCCCTCACCTGGAGGAATTGTATACTTTAGTCTCACTATTACAAATACTGGTGCAATGGCCTTAGATCCAGTAAAACTGATAGATTATTTACCTGATGGTCTCACATATAGGCCTGGTTATAGCATTGTAGGTGGCGTACCACAAGAACCAGATACTATTGTTGGGTCACCAGAAGTTCTTACTTGGAACAATATAGGTGCAATGAATCCAACAGATGTGATAGTAGTTCAATTCCAGGCAACAGTGGATCCAGGGAGAACTGGAACCTTCATTAATAATGCCACAGTCATAGGTACTTCAACGATAGGTGATGTAACAGACTCAGATGACTCTCCAGTTGGGGTAAAAGGTCCAGCAATTAATATAGTTAAATCAGTTGAACCACCATGGGGTAAGACAGGATTTACCAATCAGTACACATTGGTAATAACAAATACTGGTGAGGTACTATTAGATCCTGTTTCAGTAATTGATACGTTACCAGTTGGACTAACATATGCTAATTTGGCTACTCCAGTGCCCGATGCAGTTGTAGTTAATGGAGATGGGACAACTACGATAACATGGAACAACATTGGACTATTAGATGTTGGAGAAAGTAAGACTATAACCTTCTCTGCAAAGTTTAACGGTTATGAAAACAAGAGCATAAATTATGCGATTACAGAAGGTCAACCTCCAAATGGATTCCCTGTATCTGATGACGATCAAGTAGAAATATTAAAGCATCCTGGTGGAAATCCAAGAGAGTCTCTAAGAATAATCACAAAAGGATACATGAAGAGATGCGATCTATGTTATAGCAGGGATTTGGCCAAAGAAGCAAGAAACTTGATTACTAATCAGAATGTGCTCGATGAAGATGACACTTGCTGCAGACCTGACGATATTATCGAAGAACTAAAGATTGAGGTAATGAAAAAAGGACTTGATAGAGATCCAAGGTACCTTAGGGCTGTAGAACTACTTGATAAAGCAGACGAACTTTGTGAAGAGGCACAGAATGCATACGACAAGGGTAACTATGGGCTTGCACAAAGATTAACAAAAGAGAAATGTGAAGCAATCGGAGAAGGAATGAGGCTTCTGATAGAAATCTTATCAAAATAAAAATAAATTTATTTTTTTATTTAAGGTAAAAATACCTCATTTTCTATCTTCTGAGGCAAGTATTCTTTGGCGACAAACTCTAGAGATTTATTTGCAAGAGCCTGCTGCTCTATCCTGACCCCAAGCTTTAGACACTTTTTCATCTGTTCCTGCCAGTCTTTGTGTTTAAACCACTCGTATTCCATTATCTCATTGATTCTTTTCTTGTCCATGTCCTTTAGCTTTTCAGTAACTTTTTGAAGTCCGTACTCGTCTATATCATCCATAGTCATACCTATAAACTTTGCATCCGGGACTCCAAGTCTTCTAGAAAGGTATGCTAGATTCATTGAACCTTGCTTTATTGTAGAGTAGATGTACCATCCGTAAGGATCGCCATCTGTAAACACATAAACAGGTAAGTTCTTTTCAGTATGTAGTCTATTAATCAATCTTCTGATACCTCTTGGAGCCTGTCCTTGGCATGCCACAAGCAGTGCATTGTTGCCCTGAGCAAACTTTTCTTCAATAAGCCTATCACACATTGCAGCAGTTTCGATAACAAGAATATATTCGGCATTCAGGTCCAAAAATTCTATATCTTCTACAGTACCTGGAACTGCCCATCCGCCTCTACCAAGTTTTGAGGCGTTAAACTCATCATCACCATCTTTTAGGACTACATCTCCGTAAATATAACCTCTTCTATCTGCAGTAAGATTCAATTCTTCTCTCAATATATCAAGTGCTGTTTCTAGGTCTTCAATAATGGGATTAGATTCTATCTGGTCATCAAAAGTATTCTCTTTGGATCCTTCCACTGTATGCTTTAAGGCATAGTACAACTCTCTTATACCAGCGTGCTTGTTCTCTTCGACAAGCC encodes:
- a CDS encoding DUF11 domain-containing protein, with the protein product MQKVTLNTDINVPSPGGIVYFSLTITNTGAMALDPVKLIDYLPDGLTYRPGYSIVGGVPQEPDTIVGSPEVLTWNNIGAMNPTDVIVVQFQATVDPGRTGTFINNATVIGTSTIGDVTDSDDSPVGVKGPAINIVKSVEPPWGKTGFTNQYTLVITNTGEVLLDPVSVIDTLPVGLTYANLATPVPDAVVVNGDGTTTITWNNIGLLDVGESKTITFSAKFNGYENKSINYAITEGQPPNGFPVSDDDQVEILKHPGGNPRESLRIITKGYMKRCDLCYSRDLAKEARNLITNQNVLDEDDTCCRPDDIIEELKIEVMKKGLDRDPRYLRAVELLDKADELCEEAQNAYDKGNYGLAQRLTKEKCEAIGEGMRLLIEILSK
- a CDS encoding DUF11 domain-containing protein; the protein is MNKPSIIFILLISMLSFSLTSVSAQIIDVSIDGNASVYICYPYEYNVTLTNTSVNESAIDINYTVSLPTGFSTTDPLTYNIPSLGPGLSDKIKINVDTLCNTQVGNISVNGSYDYNNSSHPLSFTKPITVLQGAVTIEKTPSTQNATLEENVSWTITVKSTGLGPIEDVFVTDILEPGLQYLSSSPAGIQTGPGEYQWTSTEISDLSHMDPDDEVQIQIRAKIIGCTELYDTARVTWGCGGGCQTQETIASIAFQPNPPKIDYSVPSFNINYCDTGNTFNIPISNTGGTAYDFNLSADFGSLTVTNITSPSGATYNNVGKYFVVGDIPNGTTNLTFDLVPSGGWCGPLPSGTIIFRPEYFYCTQEFFPPVKFGSYSVQNVPSISVSKTGAPSQMYLGGTITYNITASYSGPTSCGTSTASNIVVVDTIPTGFTITDAGGGSVSGNTITWNVTPAAGLNTSITLQSPTYADCEYCYTTATNTLNATVTDCCGCVRTASASQSTILECAETISSDKYVSSSFNFEKCTPIKYTNEFNFSDTSFWDDVNVSNLKFREERPNNQILQGQVKIDINGTCIVYYTPSVSTYLDVNFSDVDFSSCFDADTTSIRGTKIRIEYNMSTQNSSSPSCGSGSFFDWSILNTGKTVVGSGCYENSQQIREGTFVPVNDSEMGISITGLPPIVDKCGTYDIELVINRSSSVGAYDVEVVFPLSNYHINSVSYVGHTPSESNNSPTDFVWQYGDYFATNTQARILMNVTKKCTDQGGMSSNLYWDGLCNRNGTYDRECQDGASQNPLVLSGNVCLMKVPELLWATTNQATWKLCLTNAGSGASYNIWLEDVIGSGLSYNSSVGTYSQLFINQDRNGNPINGATWIIDKINAGDKTEILFTANIDSCTNLTNLASTSAGCLGGDCQPIKTDTASVRIPNTDAITTNIIPQTINMCDQQSATVIVKNVGLTYVYDVNVTATLPTGISYVVGSGNPSDPENVGANPIRWTKTQIPGLGAMAPSSEIAITFTIRSSCDMPSTGTFTSQATYLTPCNDGRTSPQASSQISRRTPTLAIAKSGRNHTTGSSFADNVAAEPGDIVEWRLVITNSGNAPATNVEFYDVLPTNMTFGGISTSQYPAVGTVPVGSGTSADPWRHGTLSNVSGSNTATYYVWGTVNAGGCGAATNNTAYVRYGCDDNCRFTYIASGGTRSLRTRPNFVRSQTIGTFTTCEGVITIRLRNDSGYPTAYNVFVTSTLPPGFVFDSMISGPDPIPNPPSNLSQPIWSLGNMTASGTNTVLQFRVKNDGLSCGTVTPGTNNVRIDYQDSCGNSLNVTNTSGLITPLKPILSISKTPAIQPVPPGGTGSWTITVTNTGNSPAYNVTVIDTLSADWEAPIVAGNGTNGEMPNVVGNTITWQIPGPIAQSGGTWSATLSARLKVDAGTGTNGVIAVGKCSNGCIYSSATDSARIINIQGLFKESEKEKATIGEEVVFDLAVVYSGVGANYTNTTIVDHLPDGIEYVSHTYADTYGGTIQQFNQNGQVLTWKLGTPLGASNRNFLGPNNVLIKITGRIKNILPDNVTDVILVNNANTSFIQDLAPYNISDLDDVRIVEPELTIEKQGDKTQGLPGENVHYTITVENIGNSSAFDVTIQDQIPSGLILVGGSITSSPTADTTMVIGDIIQWTYLSIPPDQSVTLEYDATIPPEGGSFTNTVTNTEYWSLPSGNDEGDNTAHFQTIGM
- a CDS encoding DNA topoisomerase IV subunit A yields the protein MENKSQDIPSTLGKFGEELYGQIMREESPSIKIPQRGKSNVYFDDEEKVIQLGDKFSKRHFLNVAHTKKFMQTVLVASYCRRLVEENKHAGIRELYYALKHTVEGSKENTFDDQIESNPIIEDLETALDILREELNLTADRRGYIYGDVVLKDGDDEFNASKLGRGGWAVPGTVEDIEFLDLNAEYILVIETAAMCDRLIEEKFAQGNNALLVACQGQAPRGIRRLINRLHTEKNLPVYVFTDGDPYGWYIYSTIKQGSMNLAYLSRRLGVPDAKFIGMTMDDIDEYGLQKVTEKLKDMDKKRINEIMEYEWFKHKDWQEQMKKCLKLGVRIEQQALANKSLEFVAKEYLPQKIENEVFLP